The uncultured Mailhella sp. genome segment CCACGGCGCAGATCGTCGTCGTCCATGGCGGGCAGATCGTCGTGAATGAGCGAGTAGGTGTGAATCATTTCGAGTCCTGCGGCAAAGGGCAGCAGGGCCTCGGTGATGTCTTCGGCCCTGTCCTTGGCACAGGCGCGGGCCACGGCCAGGCAGAGCATGGGACGCAGTCTCTTGCCTCCGGCAAGCAGGCTGTAGCGCATGGCGTCGGAAAGCCGGGAAGGTATTTCCTTGTCGAGAAAAGAGGCGGAGAGATACTGTTCCACTCTGCCGCGAAGATCTGCGGGCATATGTCCCCCTTGTGATGGGCCGCCCCGGGAAGGGGCCGCCGGATTGCGCGGTACGGGTTATTCGTCGTCTTCCTGACTGCCGGCGTCGAAGGGCTCGGCGCCCGCTTCGGTGCAGAGGCGTATGTCGTGCCGGGCTTTTTCGAGCTGTTCGCGGCAGGCGGCGGCATGGGCGAGTCCTTCCTTGTACAGGGCCACGCTCTCCTCCAGCGGACTGTTGCCCGCTTCCAGCGTGGTCACAATGGCCTGAAGACGCGCCAGACGTTCTTCAAAG includes the following:
- the xseB gene encoding exodeoxyribonuclease VII small subunit; amino-acid sequence: MKKKEPTFEERLARLQAIVTTLEAGNSPLEESVALYKEGLAHAAACREQLEKARHDIRLCTEAGAEPFDAGSQEDDE